A single region of the Thermithiobacillus tepidarius DSM 3134 genome encodes:
- the secA gene encoding preprotein translocase subunit SecA, with protein sequence MISSLVRRFMGSRNDRLINRLQGLVARTNALEADLAALSDSQLAAKTEEFKRRLAGGESLDDLQPEAFAVVREASKRVLGMRHFDVQLIGGMVLHQGKIAEMRTGEGKTLVATLPAYLNALTGQGVHVVTVNDYLARRDAEWMGKVYRFLGLSVGVIVSDLSQEERRAAYGTDITYGTNNEFGFDYLRDNMAFRPEERVQRKLHYAIIDEVDSILIDEARTPLIISGPTEDSTELYHQVDKVIPHLKPEEDYTVDEKARQVMLTEEGTERAENLLRDAGLLVQGNLYDASNVTLVHHLNQALRAHALFKREVDYIVRDGQVIIIDEFTGRMMSGRRWSDGLHQAVEAKEGVKIQNENQTLASITFQNYFRMYQKLSGMTGTADTEAYELQQIYGLEVVVIPTHRPVQRKDMPDLVYRTAEEKYKAITDEIRDCYERGQPVLVGTTSIETNEYLSGLLKKAKIPHQVLNAKQHEREAEIVVQAGQPKAVTIATNMAGRGTDIVLGGNPEPLIQQVRDDVLLSEEQKQAKIEQIRQEWQARHDEVIQLGGLHIVGTERHESRRVDNQLRGRAGRQGDPGSSRFFLSLEDSLMRIFASERIGVIMQRLGMQEGEAIEHKWVTKAIENAQRKVEGRNFDIRKQLLEYDDVANEQRKVIYQQRNSLMDTDDISDTIAELRREVLEELLVTYAPAGVMEEEWDLAGLEDALERQFGARLPVREWLAQDQAMHRDALFERLLADLESLYAAKVELVGAPVMRHFEKAAMLQVLDTQWKDHLAAMDHLRQGIHLRGYAQKNPKQEYKREAFEMFNDMIRRVKTEVIEIVSRLHVAAEQDVAAFEEQRPHPAEVQYQHPSFAEAAGGVEEGPEMRPQPIVREGQKVGRNEPCPCGSGKKYKHCCGRLA encoded by the coding sequence ATGATTTCTAGTTTAGTACGCCGCTTCATGGGCAGCCGCAACGATCGGCTCATCAACCGCTTGCAGGGGCTGGTCGCCCGCACCAATGCCCTGGAGGCCGACCTCGCCGCGCTCAGCGACAGCCAGTTGGCCGCCAAGACCGAGGAGTTCAAGCGGCGTCTGGCCGGCGGCGAGAGCCTGGACGATCTCCAGCCCGAAGCCTTCGCGGTGGTGCGGGAGGCTTCCAAGCGCGTGCTGGGCATGCGCCACTTCGACGTGCAGCTGATCGGCGGCATGGTGCTGCACCAGGGCAAGATCGCCGAGATGCGCACCGGCGAGGGCAAGACCCTGGTCGCCACGTTGCCGGCCTACCTCAACGCCCTGACCGGCCAAGGCGTGCACGTGGTCACCGTGAACGACTACCTGGCGCGCCGCGATGCCGAATGGATGGGCAAGGTCTACCGCTTCCTGGGGCTCTCCGTGGGGGTGATCGTGTCCGATCTGTCCCAGGAGGAGCGCCGCGCCGCCTATGGCACCGACATCACCTACGGCACCAACAACGAGTTCGGCTTCGATTACCTGCGAGACAACATGGCCTTCCGCCCAGAGGAACGGGTGCAGCGGAAGCTGCACTACGCCATCATCGACGAGGTGGATTCCATTCTCATCGACGAGGCGCGCACGCCGCTCATCATCAGCGGCCCGACCGAGGACAGCACCGAGCTCTACCATCAGGTGGACAAGGTCATCCCGCACCTGAAGCCGGAGGAGGATTACACCGTCGACGAGAAGGCGCGCCAGGTGATGCTCACGGAAGAAGGCACGGAGCGGGCGGAGAACCTGCTGCGCGATGCCGGCCTGCTGGTACAGGGCAATCTCTATGACGCGAGCAACGTCACCCTGGTGCATCACCTGAACCAGGCGCTGCGCGCCCATGCCCTGTTCAAGCGCGAGGTGGACTACATCGTGCGCGACGGCCAGGTGATCATCATCGACGAGTTCACCGGCCGCATGATGAGCGGGCGGCGCTGGTCCGACGGCCTGCACCAGGCCGTGGAGGCCAAGGAGGGGGTCAAGATCCAGAACGAAAACCAGACCCTGGCTTCCATCACCTTCCAGAACTACTTCCGCATGTACCAGAAGCTGTCCGGCATGACCGGCACCGCCGATACCGAGGCCTACGAGCTGCAGCAGATCTACGGCCTGGAAGTGGTGGTGATCCCGACCCACCGGCCGGTGCAGCGCAAGGACATGCCCGACCTGGTCTATCGCACCGCCGAGGAGAAGTACAAGGCCATCACCGACGAGATCCGCGACTGCTATGAGCGCGGTCAGCCGGTGCTGGTGGGCACCACCTCCATCGAGACCAACGAGTATCTGTCGGGCCTGTTGAAAAAGGCCAAGATCCCGCATCAAGTGCTGAACGCCAAGCAGCACGAGCGCGAGGCCGAGATCGTGGTCCAGGCCGGTCAGCCCAAGGCGGTGACCATCGCCACCAACATGGCCGGCCGCGGTACCGACATCGTGCTGGGTGGCAACCCCGAGCCGCTCATCCAGCAGGTGCGCGACGATGTCCTGCTGAGCGAGGAGCAGAAGCAGGCCAAGATCGAGCAGATCCGCCAGGAATGGCAGGCGCGCCACGACGAGGTCATTCAGCTGGGCGGCCTGCACATCGTCGGCACCGAGCGCCACGAGTCGCGCCGCGTGGACAATCAGCTGCGCGGCCGCGCCGGACGTCAGGGCGACCCGGGCTCCAGCCGCTTCTTCCTGTCCCTGGAGGACAGCCTGATGCGCATCTTCGCCAGCGAGCGCATCGGCGTCATCATGCAGCGCCTGGGCATGCAGGAAGGCGAGGCGATCGAGCACAAGTGGGTCACCAAGGCCATCGAGAACGCCCAGCGCAAGGTGGAAGGCCGCAACTTCGACATCCGCAAGCAGCTGCTGGAATACGACGACGTGGCCAATGAGCAGCGCAAGGTCATCTACCAGCAGCGCAACTCCCTCATGGACACGGACGACATCAGCGACACCATCGCCGAGCTGCGTCGCGAGGTCCTGGAAGAGCTGCTGGTGACCTACGCACCGGCCGGCGTGATGGAAGAGGAATGGGATCTGGCGGGGCTGGAGGACGCCCTGGAGCGTCAGTTCGGCGCCCGGTTGCCGGTGCGCGAATGGCTGGCTCAGGATCAGGCCATGCACCGCGACGCTCTCTTCGAGCGGCTGCTGGCGGATCTGGAGAGCCTGTACGCGGCCAAGGTGGAACTGGTCGGCGCGCCGGTCATGCGGCATTTCGAGAAGGCCGCCATGCTGCAGGTTCTCGATACCCAGTGGAAGGACCACCTGGCGGCCATGGACCATCTGCGCCAAGGCATCCATCTGCGCGGCTACGCCCAGAAAAATCCCAAGCAGGAGTACAAGCGCGAAGCCTTCGAGATGTTCAACGACATGATCCGGCGGGTCAAGACCGAGGTCATCGAGATCGTTTCCAGGCTGCACGTGGCCGCCGAACAGGACGTGGCCGCCTTCGAGGAACAGCGCCCGCATCCTGCCGAGGTGCAGTATCAGCATCCCAGCTTCGCCGAAGCGGCCGGCGGGGTGGAGGAAGGGCCGGAAATGCGGCCGCAGCCGATCGTGCGCGAAGGACAGAAGGTCGGCCGCAACGAACCTTGCCCCTGCGGTTCGGGCAAGAAGTACAAGCACTGCTGCGGCCGGTTGGCCTGA
- a CDS encoding DUF721 domain-containing protein, producing MTIHQIMRCAQGTELADLLGIARTLHARQQAWEAWVGKEARGHMHLLDWQDGTLWVGVSSGTWAQWLRLRRDELLARWNRHYADSPVTALRCRVQPRLATLLRQTPASQNKRPANGPASSPEAAAALRVAALMVEDPQLAGAMDRLARTLEGKLRY from the coding sequence GTGACCATCCATCAAATCATGCGCTGCGCCCAAGGCACGGAGCTGGCGGACCTGCTCGGCATCGCCCGCACCTTGCACGCACGCCAGCAGGCCTGGGAAGCATGGGTGGGGAAGGAGGCCCGGGGACACATGCATCTGCTCGATTGGCAGGACGGCACGTTGTGGGTGGGTGTCAGCTCCGGGACCTGGGCCCAGTGGCTGCGCCTGCGGCGCGATGAGCTGCTGGCCCGCTGGAACCGGCACTATGCGGACAGCCCGGTGACGGCGCTGCGTTGTCGCGTGCAACCGCGCTTGGCGACCCTGCTGCGCCAAACGCCGGCTTCCCAGAACAAGAGACCCGCAAATGGTCCGGCAAGTTCACCGGAGGCCGCGGCAGCCCTGCGGGTAGCGGCACTGATGGTCGAGGATCCGCAGCTGGCCGGCGCCATGGACCGGCTGGCGCGCACCCTGGAAGGCAAACTCAGGTACTAG
- the lpxC gene encoding UDP-3-O-acyl-N-acetylglucosamine deacetylase produces MVRQRTLKNMVWGTGIGLHSGKKVYIGLRPAPANTGIVFHRTDLGEGALVKACPENVVDTQLSTNLGKDGVRVATVEHLMSALAGMGIDNAYIDLDGPEVPIMDGSAAPFVFLIQCAGIEEQSAPKRFIRITRPVQVQDGDRWTRLEPYDGFRVSFAIDFDHPVIRHGQQFVSIDFSTTSFVKEVSRARTFGFMREVEALRQMGLALGGNLDNAIVVDDYRVLNEDGLRYDDEFVRHKILDSIGDLYLMGYAMIGHFSGHKSGHALNNQLLRHLLAHRDAWEFLDGREDYAPGAFVEGLAST; encoded by the coding sequence ATGGTAAGACAGCGCACACTCAAGAACATGGTCTGGGGCACGGGCATCGGCCTGCATTCGGGAAAAAAGGTGTACATCGGCCTTCGCCCGGCCCCGGCCAATACCGGCATCGTCTTTCACCGGACCGATCTGGGCGAGGGCGCGCTGGTCAAGGCCTGCCCCGAGAATGTTGTAGACACCCAACTGTCCACCAACCTGGGCAAGGACGGCGTGCGCGTGGCCACGGTGGAGCACCTCATGTCCGCGCTGGCCGGCATGGGCATCGACAACGCCTACATCGACCTCGATGGGCCGGAAGTGCCCATCATGGACGGCAGCGCCGCTCCCTTCGTGTTCCTGATCCAGTGTGCCGGCATCGAGGAGCAGAGCGCGCCCAAGCGCTTCATCCGCATCACCAGGCCGGTGCAGGTGCAGGACGGCGACCGCTGGACCCGCCTGGAACCCTACGACGGTTTCCGGGTGTCCTTCGCCATCGACTTCGATCACCCGGTCATCCGCCACGGCCAGCAATTCGTCAGCATCGACTTTTCCACGACCTCCTTCGTCAAGGAGGTGTCGCGGGCGCGCACCTTCGGCTTCATGCGCGAAGTGGAGGCCTTGCGGCAGATGGGGCTTGCCCTGGGCGGCAACCTGGACAACGCCATCGTCGTGGATGATTACCGCGTGCTGAACGAGGACGGTCTGCGCTACGACGACGAGTTCGTCCGCCACAAGATCCTCGATTCCATCGGTGATCTCTATCTCATGGGCTATGCCATGATCGGCCACTTCAGCGGCCACAAATCGGGCCATGCCTTGAACAATCAGCTTCTGCGCCATCTGTTGGCCCATCGCGACGCCTGGGAGTTTCTGGACGGCCGCGAGGACTATGCGCCCGGCGCCTTCGTGGAAGGGCTTGCTAGTACCTGA
- the ftsZ gene encoding cell division protein FtsZ: MYELMETQEMSAVIKVIGVGGGGGNAIDNMAEVGLDGVEFIAANTDAQALARSKAQHALQLGAEITRGLGAGANPDIGRKAAEADQEQIREMLAGADMVFITAGMGGGTGTGAAPVVASIARELGVLTVGVVTKPFGFEGKKRMANAMAGIEELTKHVDSLVTIPNDKLLSVLGKNVSLKDALKYADNVLLGAVQGIAELITRPGLINVDFADVRTVMSEMGVAMMGSATATGDNRAKDAATRAASSPLLEDVHLSGARGILVNVTAGMDLSIGEFEEVGNVIKGFAADDSTVVVGTVIDPEMSGELRVTVVATGLGRAVTLPNEPMMRVAASTATPARPNWEELDRPAGQRGSWRTQHRAVGAGPLPDYSDLDIPAFLRKQAD; encoded by the coding sequence ATGTATGAACTGATGGAAACACAGGAAATGTCGGCGGTCATCAAGGTCATCGGCGTCGGCGGCGGCGGCGGCAACGCCATCGACAACATGGCCGAGGTCGGCCTCGATGGCGTCGAATTCATCGCCGCCAACACGGATGCGCAGGCGCTGGCCCGCTCCAAGGCCCAGCACGCGCTGCAGCTGGGCGCGGAGATCACCCGCGGCCTGGGCGCCGGCGCCAACCCCGACATCGGGCGCAAGGCAGCCGAAGCCGATCAGGAACAGATCCGTGAAATGCTCGCCGGCGCCGACATGGTTTTCATCACCGCCGGCATGGGCGGCGGCACCGGCACCGGCGCCGCCCCGGTGGTGGCCAGCATCGCCCGCGAGCTGGGCGTGCTCACCGTGGGCGTGGTCACCAAGCCGTTCGGCTTCGAGGGCAAGAAGCGCATGGCCAACGCCATGGCCGGCATCGAAGAGCTCACCAAGCACGTGGACTCGCTGGTGACCATCCCCAATGATAAGCTCCTGTCCGTGCTGGGCAAGAATGTGTCCCTGAAGGATGCGCTCAAGTACGCCGACAACGTGCTCCTGGGCGCGGTACAGGGCATCGCCGAGTTGATCACCCGGCCGGGCCTGATCAACGTGGACTTCGCCGACGTTCGCACCGTGATGTCGGAGATGGGCGTGGCCATGATGGGTTCCGCCACGGCCACCGGCGACAACCGTGCCAAGGATGCGGCCACCCGGGCGGCCAGCAGCCCGCTGTTGGAGGACGTCCATCTGAGCGGCGCCCGCGGCATCCTGGTCAACGTCACGGCGGGCATGGACCTGTCCATCGGCGAGTTCGAGGAAGTGGGCAACGTCATCAAGGGCTTTGCCGCCGACGATTCCACCGTGGTGGTCGGCACCGTGATCGACCCGGAGATGAGCGGCGAGCTGCGGGTGACCGTGGTGGCCACCGGCCTGGGCCGTGCCGTGACCCTGCCCAACGAGCCGATGATGCGGGTGGCTGCCAGCACTGCCACGCCGGCCCGCCCCAACTGGGAGGAGCTGGATCGCCCGGCGGGGCAGCGCGGCAGCTGGCGGACCCAGCATCGCGCCGTGGGAGCGGGGCCGCTGCCCGACTACAGCGATCTAGACATCCCCGCTTTTCTGCGCAAGCAGGCCGACTGA